The Micromonospora sp. Llam0 genome includes a window with the following:
- a CDS encoding FAD-dependent oxidoreductase → MGVDTADCVVSGGGPAGMMLGLLLARAGVRVVVCEKHEDFLRDFRGDTVHPSTLRLLDELGLGDQFAALPQTRIHEVAFPTGEDRQIVVGDLRRLHTPHPYIAMVPQWDLLNLLAKAASAEPTFTLRTGTEVTGLLHDGDRVAGVRYRTTDGVTGEIRAALTVACDGRWSTVRRAAGLRPREFPVPIDAWWFRLPRRDTDDLPGLVPAAGHGAMVVVFPREGHLQVAYIARKGTDAELRSRGLAAFQRQVATVAPRLADRLDALTSMDDVKHLDVRVNRLRRWHRDGLLCIGDAAHAMSPVGGVGINLAVADAVAAATRLAGPLRRGRITPAELATVRARRALPTVVVQTLQQNLHRTIVQPILDGRRVGPPAPLLTLMRRFPPASLLPAYLIGIGPRPEHAPEYARRRGQPG, encoded by the coding sequence ATGGGCGTTGACACCGCCGACTGTGTGGTCTCCGGTGGTGGACCGGCCGGCATGATGCTCGGCCTGCTGCTGGCCCGCGCCGGGGTGCGGGTGGTCGTCTGTGAGAAGCACGAGGACTTCCTGCGGGACTTCCGTGGCGACACCGTGCACCCGTCGACGTTGCGGCTGCTCGACGAGCTCGGCCTCGGCGACCAGTTCGCCGCTCTGCCGCAGACCCGGATCCACGAGGTCGCCTTTCCGACCGGCGAGGACCGGCAGATCGTCGTCGGGGACCTGCGCCGGTTGCACACCCCGCACCCGTACATCGCGATGGTGCCGCAGTGGGACCTGCTCAACCTGCTGGCCAAGGCGGCGTCGGCCGAACCGACGTTCACCCTGCGGACGGGGACCGAGGTGACCGGCCTGCTGCACGACGGCGACCGGGTCGCCGGGGTGCGCTACCGGACCACGGACGGTGTCACCGGCGAGATCCGGGCGGCGCTGACCGTGGCCTGCGACGGGCGCTGGTCGACCGTGCGACGGGCGGCCGGGCTGCGGCCCCGCGAGTTCCCGGTGCCGATCGACGCCTGGTGGTTCCGGCTGCCCCGGCGCGACACCGACGACCTGCCGGGCCTGGTGCCGGCCGCCGGCCACGGCGCGATGGTCGTGGTGTTTCCCCGGGAGGGCCACCTGCAGGTCGCCTACATCGCCCGCAAGGGGACCGACGCCGAGTTGCGCAGCCGCGGGCTGGCGGCGTTCCAGCGCCAGGTGGCCACCGTCGCACCCCGGCTCGCCGACCGGCTCGACGCGCTGACCAGCATGGACGACGTCAAACATCTGGACGTACGGGTGAACCGGCTGCGCCGCTGGCACCGCGACGGTCTGCTCTGCATCGGCGACGCCGCGCACGCGATGAGCCCGGTGGGCGGGGTCGGCATCAACCTCGCCGTCGCCGATGCCGTCGCGGCGGCGACCCGGCTGGCCGGGCCGCTGCGCCGGGGCCGGATCACCCCGGCGGAGCTGGCCACGGTACGGGCCCGCCGGGCCCTGCCGACCGTCGTGGTGCAGACCCTGCAGCAGAACCTGCACCGCACCATCGTCCAGCCGATCCTGGACGGTCGGCGGGTCGGCCCACCGGCCCCGCTGCTGACCCTGATGCGCCGGTTCCCACCGGCGTCGCTGCTACCCGCCTACCTGATCGGCATC